One region of Ferrimicrobium sp. genomic DNA includes:
- a CDS encoding 4Fe-4S dicluster domain-containing protein, producing MSVWTYRGLRGGVKTVGWPLDEVSGMRGLPVPATDRCPEGCDRCAQSCPTEAIMIDDGVVELDHGACIDCNLCVEVCPLEALTRPTSLTRANSDRDALRRRHNVEVASPTLQPTKEQRRLRKSLFVRHIDCGSCNGCESEIAALDNPYYNLHRFGVFFTPSPRFADVLLVTGPVTSPMYDPLVSTYEAMPGPKYVIATGVCAISGGTNGGGYNARRGLGGVVPVDLWLPGCPPHPAVITDALLALVGRS from the coding sequence GTGTCGGTATGGACCTATCGTGGACTTCGAGGTGGAGTAAAGACTGTCGGATGGCCACTCGACGAAGTCTCTGGGATGAGAGGCCTGCCGGTGCCTGCCACCGATCGTTGTCCAGAGGGTTGCGATCGGTGTGCGCAAAGTTGTCCAACGGAGGCGATCATGATCGATGATGGTGTGGTAGAGCTCGACCATGGCGCCTGTATCGACTGCAATCTGTGCGTTGAGGTGTGCCCGCTTGAGGCCCTGACACGTCCGACCAGTCTGACCCGAGCGAACAGTGATCGAGATGCGCTGCGCCGTCGACACAACGTTGAGGTCGCTTCCCCCACGTTACAACCGACGAAAGAGCAGCGGCGGTTGCGTAAAAGTCTTTTTGTTCGCCATATCGACTGTGGCTCGTGCAATGGGTGTGAATCAGAGATCGCTGCGCTCGATAACCCCTACTACAACTTGCATCGATTTGGTGTGTTTTTCACCCCATCGCCACGATTTGCGGATGTGTTGTTAGTCACAGGGCCGGTGACGAGTCCCATGTATGACCCTCTGGTCTCGACGTATGAGGCAATGCCGGGACCGAAGTACGTTATCGCTACGGGTGTCTGTGCGATCTCAGGAGGAACCAACGGAGGTGGCTACAACGCACGCCGTGGTCTCGGTGGGGTTGTTCCGGTCGATCTGTGGCTCCCCGGTTGCCCACCACATCCGGCGGTCATCACTGATGCACTGCTCGCGCTTGTGGGGAGATCTTGA
- a CDS encoding proton-conducting transporter membrane subunit, giving the protein MSVPQVATLGMAIAATLLILSVGLHLVRLSSWMPALAHKVVLVGVLVALVADIVGLPSGTSSLHLFVLENQPLVWRMDTAALLILAPAWLAVALAVAVRHNQGGWWSLGVAIALLGVLCLAGLNNGASMIVGWELMSLGGAVMILSNRSDMNGSKATLTMLALLEVGSVALIMAVALLGPHLGFADFRGDWAARGVVVSSIIGLLFLVGFGAKLGVAPLYAWVAEAYGSADGPTGAVLSSLILNTAYFALGRALLRWLPVHASSTLFLGVTVAALGMLSAIMAILYAFQQRDWRRLLSLSGVENAGIAIGALGAALIFQAGGQQELAGLCWLIGILHLMGHSLAKASLFLAASVKKERDGNHRIIQTGLGHEYPWTVGVGGLIASMSLSAMPPAMGFVTEWLLFEALFHDFTLVSLAGRTTLILVGAGLALSAALSLATFVKLYGIGLLGARRPGRSVTVGHRLAVLVLGLANLAGAISLVFWEPLMWRASWPDPESAKALVNGLLIVPLSAGFAFISPVKFVIVGVLFACVPVALALRRSRPRRVSPWSGGETVDLVSSATTAFGFSNPLRTVYSFLYRPKTSSERTYRDQGYVLEQATYHAREAPILGAGLIQSLRGGVNRLARLLSPLQGGQLNVYLSYLLILFLIAMIAIFVH; this is encoded by the coding sequence ATGAGCGTCCCCCAGGTGGCCACCCTTGGCATGGCGATTGCTGCAACCCTGTTGATTCTGAGCGTTGGCCTTCATCTCGTGCGCCTCTCTTCCTGGATGCCAGCGCTTGCGCATAAGGTGGTGTTGGTTGGCGTGCTCGTAGCGTTGGTCGCCGATATCGTTGGCCTGCCTAGCGGAACGAGCTCGCTGCATCTGTTCGTGCTAGAGAATCAGCCACTGGTGTGGCGTATGGATACCGCGGCGCTACTGATCTTGGCTCCCGCTTGGTTGGCTGTTGCGTTGGCGGTCGCGGTACGCCACAACCAGGGCGGTTGGTGGTCACTTGGTGTCGCGATTGCATTGCTTGGTGTACTCTGTCTTGCTGGGTTGAACAATGGTGCCTCAATGATCGTGGGCTGGGAGCTCATGAGTCTGGGTGGAGCGGTGATGATCCTTTCCAACCGATCCGATATGAACGGTTCGAAGGCGACATTGACGATGTTGGCACTGCTTGAGGTCGGCAGTGTCGCTCTGATCATGGCGGTTGCCCTGTTGGGGCCACACCTTGGATTCGCCGATTTCCGAGGCGACTGGGCCGCGCGCGGCGTTGTGGTCTCCTCCATTATCGGGCTGCTATTCCTGGTGGGTTTTGGAGCCAAGCTGGGGGTCGCGCCGCTGTATGCATGGGTGGCAGAGGCGTACGGGTCTGCGGATGGACCGACCGGTGCTGTCCTTTCATCGCTCATTCTCAACACCGCGTACTTCGCCTTGGGCCGCGCGTTGCTGCGATGGTTGCCCGTTCACGCGAGCTCGACGCTATTCCTCGGGGTGACGGTCGCAGCTCTTGGCATGCTCTCGGCGATCATGGCTATTCTCTACGCTTTTCAGCAACGAGATTGGCGTCGACTGCTCTCCTTGTCTGGGGTCGAAAACGCGGGCATCGCCATTGGGGCGCTTGGGGCAGCACTGATTTTTCAAGCGGGAGGGCAGCAAGAGCTTGCCGGACTCTGCTGGTTGATCGGAATCCTGCACTTGATGGGCCATAGCCTTGCAAAGGCAAGCCTCTTTCTTGCGGCATCAGTCAAGAAGGAGCGCGATGGGAACCATCGGATCATCCAAACCGGTCTTGGACACGAGTACCCATGGACGGTTGGCGTCGGAGGTCTGATCGCATCGATGAGCCTTTCGGCTATGCCGCCAGCGATGGGGTTCGTCACCGAGTGGCTTCTCTTTGAGGCACTTTTCCATGACTTCACGCTTGTCTCCTTGGCTGGGCGGACGACGCTGATTTTGGTGGGGGCGGGACTTGCGCTCTCAGCGGCGCTGAGTCTGGCCACGTTCGTCAAACTCTATGGCATAGGACTACTCGGTGCGAGGCGGCCAGGTAGGTCGGTCACCGTCGGTCACCGACTCGCGGTACTAGTCCTCGGGCTAGCGAATCTCGCTGGAGCCATCAGCCTCGTGTTCTGGGAGCCATTGATGTGGCGCGCCTCATGGCCAGATCCCGAGAGCGCGAAGGCGCTCGTGAATGGGCTATTGATCGTTCCTCTGTCGGCTGGCTTTGCCTTCATCTCGCCGGTCAAGTTTGTGATCGTCGGGGTACTCTTTGCGTGTGTGCCGGTCGCCTTGGCACTACGGCGATCAAGACCGCGTCGTGTATCGCCCTGGAGTGGTGGAGAGACAGTGGACTTGGTGTCGAGTGCGACCACCGCTTTTGGTTTCTCTAATCCGTTGCGCACCGTCTATTCGTTCCTCTATCGGCCGAAGACATCATCGGAGCGCACCTACCGTGACCAGGGTTATGTACTCGAGCAGGCCACCTACCACGCCAGGGAGGCTCCGATTCTTGGAGCTGGTTTGATCCAGTCGTTGCGTGGGGGTGTCAACCGGCTCGCCCGCTTGCTGAGTCCACTTCAGGGAGGTCAGCTCAACGTGTATCTGAGTTATCTACTCATTCTGTTCCTGATTGCGATGATCGCGATCTTCGTGCACTGA
- a CDS encoding proton-conducting transporter membrane subunit, translated as MIWILVFIILAVTVSAALLSLVAPRPVVAELANLTAAVVDLVLILWLLVIVPSRGVVGVDSLLLIDPFGVWVLVCLGLVYLAATVYARGYLRGQGRSPRSLRIFYALFACFALVMILSPIQNNPGLYWVGIDLTTLISAILVGLEPHRRAIEAAWKYLVIVAVGLSLALIGTVLFYFAGTFVRGASYSMTWESFEGIAPKADPTLLLVAFLLVLIGYGTKAGLAPMHTWLPDAHSEGPTPVSAMLSGGLLNCAMLGIVRYLGILRHTSMGGDASRALVILGVTSLVVAALFITRQRGIKRLAAYSSVEHIGIIALGFGFGGVLGTVGALYQMVNHSLTKSAVFFGAGNAIESYGTRQIAGIRRIGDRFPVMGAAWLAAAVAAVGAPPFGLFLSELTIARGGIASANPWAVGIMGAALIVIFVGFMTHFRKMFFSGPRPDAPEVGAHQVSLPITSVAPMVVAVLLVLVLGVWWPHPLWVYFTHIASTFGGR; from the coding sequence ATGATTTGGATACTTGTCTTTATCATCTTGGCGGTTACTGTTTCGGCGGCACTGCTCTCCCTCGTCGCCCCTAGACCGGTCGTAGCGGAACTGGCGAACCTCACGGCGGCTGTGGTGGACCTCGTGCTCATCCTTTGGCTGTTGGTGATTGTGCCGAGTCGCGGTGTCGTCGGTGTTGATTCCCTCCTATTGATCGATCCATTTGGGGTGTGGGTACTGGTGTGTTTGGGGTTGGTCTATCTCGCAGCAACCGTGTACGCCCGCGGCTATCTGCGTGGTCAGGGGCGTTCCCCGCGTTCGTTGCGCATCTTCTATGCCTTGTTCGCCTGCTTTGCTCTGGTGATGATCCTCTCCCCGATTCAGAACAATCCTGGACTGTACTGGGTCGGGATCGACCTTACCACGTTGATCAGTGCCATTCTTGTCGGATTAGAACCGCACCGGCGCGCAATCGAAGCGGCTTGGAAGTATCTGGTCATCGTAGCGGTTGGGTTATCGCTTGCCCTGATCGGCACCGTTCTGTTCTATTTCGCTGGCACCTTTGTGCGAGGTGCCAGTTATTCGATGACGTGGGAGAGTTTCGAAGGTATTGCCCCTAAGGCGGATCCGACACTATTGCTGGTGGCCTTCTTGCTCGTCCTCATAGGTTATGGCACCAAGGCTGGTCTTGCTCCGATGCATACCTGGTTGCCCGATGCCCACAGCGAGGGTCCAACTCCAGTTTCTGCGATGCTCTCTGGTGGGCTCTTGAACTGCGCGATGTTGGGGATCGTGCGTTATCTCGGGATCTTGCGTCACACGAGTATGGGCGGTGATGCGAGCAGGGCCCTTGTGATTCTGGGGGTGACGAGCCTAGTGGTGGCTGCCTTGTTCATCACTCGCCAGCGAGGTATTAAGCGACTCGCGGCCTACTCGAGCGTTGAACACATTGGAATCATTGCTCTCGGTTTTGGCTTTGGTGGGGTGCTTGGCACGGTTGGCGCGCTATACCAGATGGTCAATCATTCGCTCACCAAATCCGCGGTGTTTTTTGGTGCCGGCAATGCTATTGAGTCCTATGGCACTCGCCAGATTGCTGGTATTCGTCGTATCGGGGATCGTTTTCCGGTCATGGGTGCCGCCTGGTTGGCAGCCGCGGTGGCCGCAGTGGGGGCTCCTCCCTTCGGTCTATTCTTGAGCGAGTTGACCATCGCTCGAGGTGGAATCGCGAGCGCTAACCCTTGGGCAGTTGGCATCATGGGTGCGGCTTTGATCGTCATCTTTGTTGGTTTCATGACCCACTTTCGCAAGATGTTCTTCTCGGGCCCTCGTCCAGACGCACCTGAGGTTGGTGCGCACCAGGTTTCACTTCCCATCACTTCAGTGGCTCCCATGGTTGTGGCCGTGTTGCTTGTCCTTGTGCTCGGCGTTTGGTGGCCCCATCCCCTTTGGGTCTACTTCACTCATATCGCCTCCACGTTTGGGGGTCGCTGA
- a CDS encoding transglycosylase family protein — protein MKTVAKGLAFTVGLMGLAVLPGLPMQWSFPVQLTSASKATLDAQATQLAQQISAQSDEIRLVAVQVGTARAQLVVDRANLARGTAQLDQERVRMTVEKNLLVQFAIAKFTDAPGSNTVITTLNTDQNSVAAQSTYESVASGYVVNVITNYQRAQQAVAALVAYDAHQVTSATQAQQSLSQDLVSLQSGVANEQATLASVHGQIAMLVQQQLAQQAALLQQQQQAAAQQRAAAQQQSVAPQPQAQGAPSAAGVSAAVSSGGAGSQWGGSPAPPSTQAFAALRNCESGGNYQDNTGNGYYGAYQFSASTWTGLGFAGLPSAASPAMQNQAAQVEQRQGGWSAWPECSLILGLD, from the coding sequence GTGAAAACAGTTGCTAAGGGACTTGCCTTCACTGTGGGGTTGATGGGTTTGGCGGTTCTGCCCGGTCTTCCTATGCAGTGGAGTTTTCCCGTGCAGTTGACTAGCGCATCGAAGGCGACGCTAGATGCACAGGCAACCCAGCTCGCCCAGCAGATATCAGCTCAGTCGGATGAGATTCGTTTAGTGGCCGTTCAAGTGGGTACTGCACGTGCCCAGCTCGTTGTTGATCGCGCGAATTTGGCACGGGGCACTGCTCAACTAGACCAGGAGCGAGTTCGGATGACTGTAGAAAAGAACCTTCTCGTGCAGTTTGCCATCGCGAAGTTCACAGATGCGCCGGGTTCCAATACGGTCATCACCACGCTTAACACCGATCAGAATAGCGTCGCGGCTCAGTCAACCTATGAGAGTGTGGCAAGCGGCTATGTCGTGAACGTTATTACCAACTACCAGCGGGCCCAGCAGGCGGTTGCTGCGCTGGTAGCCTACGATGCGCATCAGGTGACGTCCGCGACTCAGGCGCAGCAGTCGCTCAGTCAGGACCTGGTATCGCTACAGTCAGGTGTCGCCAACGAACAGGCTACGTTGGCTTCGGTGCACGGACAGATCGCAATGTTGGTGCAGCAGCAACTTGCACAACAAGCCGCCTTGCTCCAACAGCAACAACAGGCTGCTGCTCAACAACGGGCTGCTGCCCAACAACAGTCGGTCGCGCCGCAACCCCAGGCCCAGGGTGCGCCGAGTGCCGCAGGGGTCAGTGCTGCGGTCTCGAGCGGAGGTGCTGGCAGTCAGTGGGGAGGATCGCCTGCGCCACCATCGACGCAGGCCTTTGCTGCGTTGCGTAACTGTGAGTCCGGGGGTAACTATCAGGACAACACCGGCAATGGCTACTACGGTGCCTACCAATTTTCTGCCTCGACGTGGACGGGACTCGGGTTTGCTGGGTTACCATCGGCTGCGAGTCCGGCCATGCAAAACCAGGCGGCTCAGGTCGAACAACGACAAGGTGGATGGTCGGCTTGGCCTGAATGTTCGCTAATTCTCGGTCTCGATTAG
- a CDS encoding respiratory chain complex I subunit 1 family protein, giving the protein MSEVLLQVCQVLTILLLSPLIHGFIVFAEERVQGNRGPSIVQPYRDLWKYFHKEQLVPTTASFIFRLTPIVAFVAMMIVPMLIPVLTNFPLPLSNIGDILGGGLILTLAAFFLSLSGLDAGHPYGGMGSSRESILAILAEPSLIMVFIGITLLAESMLPFVVNHLLVASLATYLSPAHLFFVAAFLILLTVETERLPIHSSIHYEVYMIGEARILEYSGPMLGLIRWSSWMKQAILYTIFLNVLAIPWGLSSNGSAPTVALSVVVLLGKWLLVAVVMVVVETVQSRLRFFRYQEPLALALVLAVLAVVAKQVL; this is encoded by the coding sequence GTGAGCGAGGTGCTGCTACAAGTCTGCCAAGTGTTGACTATCCTGTTGCTTTCGCCATTGATCCATGGTTTCATCGTCTTTGCTGAAGAGCGTGTTCAGGGGAACCGTGGACCCTCGATTGTGCAGCCATATCGAGATCTATGGAAGTACTTCCACAAGGAACAGTTGGTACCTACGACCGCGTCTTTCATCTTCCGGCTTACTCCGATCGTTGCCTTTGTCGCGATGATGATCGTGCCGATGTTGATCCCCGTTTTGACAAATTTCCCACTGCCACTCTCCAATATCGGTGACATACTCGGAGGCGGCCTCATTTTGACGTTGGCTGCCTTCTTCCTCAGTCTTTCTGGACTTGACGCGGGACACCCCTATGGAGGCATGGGTAGTTCACGGGAGTCGATCCTTGCAATCCTCGCCGAGCCGAGTCTGATCATGGTCTTCATCGGCATTACGCTGCTGGCAGAGTCGATGCTTCCCTTTGTGGTGAATCACCTTTTGGTTGCGAGCCTGGCCACTTACCTCAGCCCAGCCCACCTCTTCTTCGTGGCTGCGTTCCTGATCTTGTTGACGGTGGAAACTGAGCGCCTGCCAATTCACTCCTCGATTCATTACGAGGTCTACATGATCGGAGAGGCACGTATCCTCGAGTACTCGGGTCCGATGCTTGGCCTCATTCGGTGGTCATCGTGGATGAAACAGGCCATACTCTATACCATTTTTTTGAACGTCCTCGCCATCCCCTGGGGGCTCTCCTCCAACGGGTCGGCCCCGACGGTCGCACTGAGTGTGGTGGTTCTCTTGGGTAAATGGCTACTGGTCGCCGTCGTCATGGTGGTGGTGGAGACGGTGCAGTCGAGATTACGGTTCTTTCGGTACCAGGAGCCACTTGCTCTTGCCCTCGTGTTGGCGGTCCTGGCTGTGGTCGCAAAGCAGGTCTTATGA
- a CDS encoding NADH-quinone oxidoreductase subunit C, with amino-acid sequence MSAWHEISIDEPGELVSLLSELAVDPEQTPRTYRRLQAIWARRAPEGIELSYLASGGQREPFKLWRLLVAPGSSVPSLAVLIPLAGSYEREIADLYGIRFEGSPDQRRFVLHGGSHAPDGFLGLDGNYSDPFAFSPAPMDMPAVGGDDLQQLRFGPVRADVVESGSFTFSYAGEGIVHLETRLFYKHRGMETRFEGRPIQAGSLLAERVSGIDSVAHALAFALACEDALQLEVSTRAQQLRVFLAELERLYNHLQYFGLLSKLTTLKVADAEGHYLAELVKQLNARLSGGRFLRGLIVPGGLRRDLVTDGVGDVLTELEEHARTYLAALARTRSYLDRLETTGMLSAQVALAQGATGPIERASGLDRDLRRDHPYSGYERYHFAVPDATMGDARARALIREYEIFASFAILGQVLTQLEDGPVLVADDRRGSMEAFRGMGWVEATRGTLIYVVYGDGGCLSRVKIKEPSFSNWRVFPYTVDGTNMMDYAINEASFGLSLAGNDR; translated from the coding sequence ATGAGTGCGTGGCATGAGATCTCTATTGATGAGCCCGGTGAACTTGTCTCACTCCTCTCCGAACTCGCTGTTGATCCGGAGCAAACGCCACGCACCTATCGGCGCTTGCAGGCGATCTGGGCACGTCGAGCTCCAGAGGGGATCGAGTTGAGCTATCTCGCCAGTGGTGGACAGCGTGAACCCTTCAAGTTGTGGAGACTGCTGGTAGCACCTGGCTCAAGTGTACCATCATTGGCTGTGCTCATCCCTTTGGCGGGCTCCTATGAACGCGAAATCGCTGATCTCTATGGGATCCGGTTCGAGGGATCGCCTGATCAACGGCGGTTCGTCTTGCATGGGGGTTCTCATGCCCCAGATGGATTTCTCGGACTAGATGGGAACTACTCTGATCCGTTTGCGTTTTCGCCAGCGCCAATGGATATGCCAGCGGTTGGGGGTGATGACCTACAACAGCTACGTTTCGGTCCTGTTCGTGCAGATGTGGTCGAGTCCGGGAGCTTTACCTTCTCCTACGCGGGCGAGGGTATCGTTCACTTGGAGACCAGACTTTTCTACAAACACCGAGGTATGGAGACTCGGTTTGAAGGGAGGCCGATCCAGGCCGGATCATTGCTCGCAGAACGCGTCTCGGGCATTGATAGCGTGGCTCATGCACTCGCGTTCGCGCTCGCCTGTGAAGATGCACTCCAACTCGAGGTCTCGACCCGAGCACAGCAGCTGCGTGTCTTCCTTGCTGAGCTAGAACGATTGTATAACCATCTACAGTACTTCGGCCTGTTGTCGAAGTTGACGACGTTGAAGGTGGCCGATGCCGAGGGACACTATCTGGCAGAGCTTGTCAAACAGCTCAACGCTCGGCTGAGCGGAGGTCGCTTCCTTCGTGGTCTGATTGTGCCAGGTGGGTTGCGCCGCGATCTTGTAACCGATGGAGTTGGGGATGTCTTGACCGAATTGGAGGAGCACGCGCGTACCTACCTCGCTGCCTTAGCCCGAACACGGAGCTATCTTGATCGACTTGAGACCACTGGCATGCTCAGCGCACAAGTCGCGCTCGCTCAGGGGGCCACTGGTCCGATAGAGAGAGCGAGCGGGCTTGATCGCGATCTTCGCCGCGACCATCCCTACAGCGGTTACGAACGGTACCACTTTGCAGTGCCGGATGCAACAATGGGCGACGCAAGAGCCCGAGCGCTGATCCGAGAGTATGAGATTTTTGCCTCCTTTGCCATCCTGGGCCAGGTGCTCACCCAGCTTGAGGATGGTCCGGTGCTGGTTGCCGATGATCGCAGGGGCTCGATGGAGGCTTTTCGCGGGATGGGTTGGGTAGAGGCTACTCGCGGGACTCTGATCTATGTGGTCTATGGTGATGGCGGATGCCTTTCGAGAGTGAAGATCAAGGAGCCATCCTTCTCGAACTGGCGTGTCTTTCCCTATACCGTTGATGGAACCAACATGATGGATTACGCGATCAACGAAGCCAGCTTTGGTCTTTCGTTGGCCGGGAATGATCGATAG